The following proteins are co-located in the Dehalococcoidales bacterium genome:
- a CDS encoding DUF5679 domain-containing protein — protein sequence MQAYCVKCKTKREIKDPRQITMKNGRPATQGTCPVCGTKVFRIGKS from the coding sequence GTGCAGGCCTATTGTGTAAAATGCAAAACCAAGCGTGAAATCAAGGATCCCAGGCAGATAACCATGAAGAATGGAAGACCCGCTACTCAAGGAACCTGCCCTGTTTGCGGCACCAAGGTGTTTAGAATCGGTAAGAGCTAA